From Hymenobacter volaticus, the proteins below share one genomic window:
- a CDS encoding response regulator: MKILLVEDEPKLASFVKKGFENEGYELEVAYDGRMGQSLLHQNRYDLVVLDVNLPYINGFELCRQIRQQDPHQPVLLLTALDSLDDKVAGFEAGTDDYLVKPFEFKELLLRARVLTRRHHEGATVRRVLRLADLELNLETKVVTRAGQRIDLTTKEYTLLEYLLLNRGRVISRVDIAEKVWELNFDTNTNVIDVYVSYLRKKLDKGYDTKLIHTVVGMGYVLREG, from the coding sequence ATGAAGATATTGTTAGTCGAAGACGAACCCAAGCTGGCTTCCTTTGTCAAGAAAGGGTTTGAAAACGAGGGCTACGAGCTGGAAGTAGCGTACGACGGGCGCATGGGACAGTCGCTGCTGCACCAAAACCGCTACGACTTGGTAGTGCTCGACGTGAACCTGCCCTACATCAATGGCTTCGAGTTGTGCCGGCAGATCCGGCAGCAAGACCCGCACCAGCCGGTGCTGCTGCTCACCGCCCTCGACAGTCTCGACGACAAAGTAGCGGGCTTCGAGGCCGGTACCGACGATTACTTGGTGAAGCCCTTCGAGTTCAAGGAGTTGCTGCTGCGGGCACGGGTCTTAACGCGGCGCCACCATGAAGGAGCCACCGTGCGGCGCGTACTACGCCTAGCCGACCTAGAGTTGAACCTGGAAACTAAAGTGGTAACCCGCGCCGGTCAGCGCATCGACCTAACCACCAAGGAGTACACCCTGCTCGAATATCTACTCCTGAACCGGGGCCGAGTGATTTCGCGGGTGGATATTGCCGAGAAGGTGTGGGAACTCAACTTTGATACCAACACCAACGTCATCGACGTGTACGTCAGCTATCTGCGCAAAAAGCTCGACAAAGGCTACGATACCAAGCTCATTCATACGGTGGTGGGCATGGGCTACGTGTTGCGCGAAGGGTAA
- a CDS encoding RNA polymerase sigma factor, with protein sequence MLSDSPAHPAPHELSVRSQQDMALIDAALAGDAKAYAELLSSYRKPVSYVILKIVGNADDAEDLTLEVFTKAFKYLANYRPDFAFSTWLFRIATNHSIDFIRRQKLPVQSLHQRDEENLPLQVHDPAPNPQDAFIRQERIDLMHKLTNVLPLKYARPVRLRYFQQLSYVEMATELKLPVGTVKARLFRARVMLRALLQNSRAAI encoded by the coding sequence ATGCTTTCCGATTCCCCTGCCCACCCAGCTCCTCATGAGTTGTCTGTTCGGTCTCAACAGGATATGGCGCTAATTGACGCTGCGCTGGCGGGCGACGCGAAAGCGTATGCCGAGTTACTTTCAAGTTATCGTAAGCCCGTATCGTACGTGATACTCAAAATCGTAGGTAATGCCGACGATGCCGAAGACCTAACCTTAGAGGTTTTTACCAAGGCTTTCAAATACTTAGCTAATTACCGCCCCGATTTTGCCTTTAGCACCTGGTTGTTTCGCATTGCCACCAACCATAGCATAGATTTCATCCGGCGCCAAAAACTGCCGGTGCAGTCCTTGCACCAAAGAGACGAGGAGAACTTGCCCCTGCAAGTGCACGACCCAGCGCCCAATCCGCAGGATGCTTTCATTCGGCAAGAGCGCATCGACCTGATGCATAAGCTAACCAATGTGCTGCCGCTTAAGTATGCTCGTCCTGTGCGTTTGCGTTACTTTCAGCAGTTAAGCTACGTGGAAATGGCAACTGAACTAAAGCTGCCTGTGGGCACGGTGAAGGCTCGTTTGTTCCGGGCTCGGGTTATGCTGCGTGCCTTACTTCAAAACAGCCGAGCCGCCATTTAA
- a CDS encoding sulfatase-like hydrolase/transferase — protein sequence MPAWETLSQEEKEQWDTKMAVYAAMIDRMDQNIGRLRQTLRELGQDQNTVLMFLSDNGGSNESIKGPGFRPEILEANNKPASDPTSFTAYEFAGASVSNSPFRLFKHWEYEGGTATPFIAYGPGIVQPGRTVAQPGHLVDLMATCLELAGVSYPKSFKNNPITPTEGISLVPVLKGNSWSGHEALFFEHEGNRAVRQGKWKLVSDFPDNKWQLYDTQVDRSELKDLSAQNPQKVQEMTALYDKWAARVGVIPFGQLAKGKGE from the coding sequence GTGCCGGCCTGGGAAACACTAAGCCAGGAAGAAAAGGAACAGTGGGACACGAAAATGGCCGTGTACGCCGCCATGATAGACCGCATGGACCAAAACATCGGGCGGCTGCGCCAGACGCTGCGGGAGTTAGGCCAAGACCAGAACACCGTGCTTATGTTTCTGTCGGATAATGGCGGCAGCAACGAGAGCATCAAAGGCCCCGGCTTCCGGCCCGAAATTCTGGAAGCCAATAACAAGCCCGCCAGCGACCCTACCTCGTTTACTGCCTACGAGTTTGCTGGTGCCTCGGTTAGCAATTCGCCCTTCCGGCTCTTCAAGCACTGGGAGTACGAAGGTGGCACCGCTACCCCTTTCATTGCCTACGGTCCCGGCATCGTGCAGCCTGGCCGCACCGTGGCCCAGCCCGGCCACCTCGTCGACTTAATGGCAACCTGCTTGGAGCTAGCCGGTGTATCCTACCCGAAATCATTTAAAAACAACCCCATCACACCCACTGAGGGCATCAGCCTCGTGCCGGTGCTAAAAGGCAACTCTTGGTCAGGGCACGAGGCACTGTTTTTCGAGCACGAAGGCAACCGGGCCGTGCGCCAAGGCAAGTGGAAGCTGGTGTCGGACTTTCCTGATAACAAGTGGCAACTCTATGATACCCAAGTGGACCGTTCGGAGCTAAAAGACCTAAGCGCCCAGAACCCGCAGAAGGTGCAGGAAATGACAGCCCTCTACGATAAGTGGGCTGCGCGGGTCGGCGTCATTCCCTTTGGGCAGCTAGCCAAGGGCAAAGGCGAGTAG
- a CDS encoding sulfatase-like hydrolase/transferase: protein MRRKKGSLLILLPLAGLFLSLMPAHLQPKQPNVIIILADDMGYSDIGCFGSNTQTPNLDAMAREGLKMTQFYNASRCCPSRASLLTGLYQHQAGVGDMMNTRPQPAYQGYLNNNCVTIAEALKNGGYNTFMTGKWHVGQAAEHWPTQRGFDHYFGLIDGANSYFENRPYRPNQKLTIALDDKPFTPGPGYYSTDAYTDYAIKFLKDGKSSGKPFFLYMAYQAPHWPLHALPEDIAKYKGKYMAGWDKLREERFQRLKQLGILNASTRLSPATRTCRPGKH, encoded by the coding sequence ATGAGGCGTAAGAAAGGAAGTTTGCTGATCCTATTGCCGCTAGCCGGACTGTTCCTGAGTTTGATGCCGGCCCACCTTCAACCCAAGCAGCCTAACGTCATCATCATTCTGGCCGATGACATGGGCTACTCCGACATCGGCTGCTTTGGCTCGAACACGCAGACGCCGAACCTGGATGCTATGGCGCGGGAAGGATTGAAAATGACGCAGTTCTACAACGCATCACGCTGCTGCCCAAGCCGCGCCTCCTTGCTGACGGGGCTCTATCAGCACCAAGCCGGGGTGGGGGATATGATGAATACGCGCCCTCAACCCGCTTACCAGGGCTACCTAAACAACAACTGCGTCACGATTGCCGAAGCCCTCAAAAACGGCGGCTACAACACGTTTATGACCGGCAAGTGGCACGTAGGACAGGCAGCAGAGCACTGGCCCACCCAGCGCGGCTTCGACCATTACTTTGGGCTAATCGACGGAGCGAATAGCTACTTCGAAAACCGCCCGTACCGGCCCAACCAAAAGCTCACCATTGCCCTCGATGATAAGCCTTTCACGCCGGGCCCTGGCTATTATTCCACCGATGCCTACACCGATTATGCCATCAAGTTTCTGAAAGACGGCAAGTCTTCTGGCAAGCCTTTTTTCCTGTACATGGCGTACCAAGCGCCGCACTGGCCGCTACATGCCCTGCCCGAAGACATTGCCAAGTACAAGGGCAAGTATATGGCGGGTTGGGACAAGCTGCGCGAAGAGCGGTTTCAGCGCTTGAAGCAGCTTGGCATCCTCAACGCTAGCACCCGCCTCTCCCCCGCGACTCGCACGTGCCGGCCTGGGAAACACTAA
- a CDS encoding glycoside hydrolase family 15 protein gives MRKQPAIQALAVVSDRHTCALLDKQGTLCWYCPQRFDSSAVLSLLLDGEKGGYWSVAGPDQHYVGRAYAERSSILTTEFTVAGQFFQVTDWMPLDDSFTGLCRLFSVAPAPITVTLRLRPEYGTRATAAKIGPADTTVHFPELGLWLRASHAVRQIEDTLVFEVPAGATGWAVLTETETVLPDLSEARLTASREHTLQGWRKLAALLSYEGPYEQPVLNSIRAVQQLTYQDTGGIIAAATTSLPEVPGGQRNYDYRYVWMRDVSLIVSSLLQLDAVGQPEKSFIEFLAQARRENQQVELTPFYAVDKTKLSGTHELELAGYEHSHPVQIGNTAGNQLQLDAHANVLLAAKLLYDRFGEKKEWEMVAEVADFLSQNWQRDDNGIWEEGATKPYTSSKVLAARGLEFIADYADTPEQAKRWQQAAADIRAFVDQHCLTKSGAYAVYAGSQEVDITAVQFPLWTYCDPNSPEMLATIREIEGQWSRDNLYWRRLEEFDAHQEGAFLAGTCWMAHYYAVAGQLDKARQILDAVLRYQNDLGFFAEEAGVDNGGQMLGNFPQTFVHSSFICAVHGFKQEQAGHDSRVHARRSSPDEELSGITAANS, from the coding sequence ATGAGAAAACAACCCGCCATTCAGGCGCTGGCCGTGGTCAGCGACCGTCATACGTGCGCTTTACTTGACAAGCAGGGCACCCTGTGTTGGTATTGCCCCCAGCGCTTCGACAGTAGCGCCGTCTTGTCGTTGCTGCTTGATGGCGAGAAGGGTGGCTATTGGTCCGTCGCTGGTCCCGATCAGCACTACGTTGGCCGGGCCTATGCAGAGCGGAGTAGCATCCTGACCACCGAATTTACGGTTGCCGGTCAGTTTTTTCAGGTGACGGACTGGATGCCGCTCGACGACAGTTTCACCGGGCTGTGTCGGTTGTTCTCCGTTGCGCCAGCTCCCATTACCGTAACGCTCCGGCTCCGGCCGGAATATGGGACTCGCGCCACCGCAGCTAAAATAGGGCCAGCCGACACGACGGTTCACTTTCCTGAGTTGGGCTTGTGGCTTCGGGCCTCTCATGCCGTGCGGCAGATTGAAGACACGCTGGTTTTTGAAGTTCCCGCTGGCGCTACCGGATGGGCCGTGCTGACAGAAACGGAGACTGTTTTGCCGGATTTATCGGAGGCACGCTTGACTGCTTCGCGGGAACACACGCTGCAAGGCTGGCGCAAGCTGGCGGCTCTGCTGTCCTATGAGGGGCCGTACGAGCAACCTGTGCTGAACTCGATTCGGGCCGTGCAACAGCTCACTTACCAAGACACGGGCGGCATCATTGCGGCGGCTACTACGTCGCTTCCGGAGGTACCGGGCGGGCAGCGCAACTACGACTACCGCTACGTATGGATGCGCGATGTGAGTCTGATTGTCAGCTCGTTGCTTCAGCTTGATGCAGTGGGGCAACCCGAAAAAAGCTTTATTGAGTTTTTGGCACAAGCCCGCCGCGAAAACCAGCAGGTCGAACTGACCCCCTTCTACGCCGTCGATAAAACAAAGCTAAGCGGCACCCACGAGCTAGAGTTGGCGGGCTACGAGCATAGCCATCCGGTGCAGATCGGCAATACCGCCGGCAACCAGTTGCAACTCGACGCGCACGCCAACGTGTTGCTGGCCGCTAAGCTACTTTATGACCGATTTGGCGAGAAGAAAGAATGGGAAATGGTAGCGGAGGTGGCCGACTTTCTCAGCCAAAACTGGCAGCGCGACGACAATGGCATCTGGGAAGAAGGCGCTACCAAGCCATATACTTCCTCGAAAGTGTTGGCGGCCCGGGGCCTAGAGTTTATTGCCGATTACGCCGACACCCCGGAGCAGGCCAAGCGCTGGCAGCAAGCCGCCGCTGATATTCGGGCTTTTGTGGACCAGCACTGCCTGACCAAGTCTGGCGCTTATGCCGTGTATGCGGGTTCGCAGGAAGTGGACATTACGGCGGTGCAGTTTCCGCTCTGGACGTATTGCGACCCCAATAGTCCGGAAATGCTGGCTACCATTCGCGAAATAGAGGGGCAGTGGAGCCGCGACAACCTTTACTGGCGTCGGCTAGAGGAGTTTGATGCGCATCAGGAGGGCGCCTTTCTGGCGGGCACTTGCTGGATGGCGCACTACTATGCCGTGGCCGGTCAGCTCGACAAAGCCCGGCAGATCTTGGATGCGGTACTGCGGTACCAGAACGACTTGGGCTTTTTTGCGGAAGAAGCCGGCGTGGATAATGGAGGGCAGATGCTCGGCAACTTCCCCCAAACGTTCGTGCACTCGTCGTTTATCTGCGCCGTCCATGGGTTCAAGCAAGAACAAGCCGGCCACGACAGCCGCGTACACGCCCGCCGCTCTTCGCCAGACGAGGAACTAAGCGGCATTACAGCAGCCAATTCGTAG
- a CDS encoding D-cysteine desulfhydrase family protein, translating into MVSYQLPTQLAAIPRFPLLEGATPIQALPRLSKQLGVKLFVKRDDLMGLGGGGNKLRKLEFLLGEAMALGADTIITVGGRQSNHARLTAAAAARAGLACELVLTRNVPRHDEAYQHNGNILLDELFGATLHDLPGEADALAYAEARAEELRACGQRVYVCPLGGSSPLGCLGYVACAWEISAQANAMELDFAQLIVPNGSGGTHAGLAAGFALLEGHAQRVKSYTVLAPLSQAKATTEQKVADTLALLQASHPQPEILLDGEHLGEGYGIPTDEMKEAVQFLARTEGLLLDPVYGGKAFAGLLHDIRSQRYQPGASILFLMTGGVPGLFAYRSAF; encoded by the coding sequence ATGGTATCGTATCAGTTGCCAACTCAGCTAGCTGCTATTCCACGCTTCCCCTTACTGGAGGGTGCAACTCCCATTCAAGCGCTGCCTCGGCTAAGCAAGCAGCTAGGAGTGAAGCTCTTCGTCAAGCGCGACGACTTGATGGGGCTCGGTGGAGGCGGCAACAAGCTGCGCAAACTAGAGTTCCTGCTCGGCGAAGCCATGGCCCTTGGAGCCGACACCATCATCACGGTAGGCGGCCGTCAGTCGAACCATGCGCGCTTGACAGCGGCCGCGGCAGCACGAGCGGGATTGGCCTGCGAGCTGGTACTTACCCGCAACGTGCCCCGGCACGACGAGGCATACCAACACAACGGGAATATCCTGCTTGACGAGCTGTTTGGCGCCACTCTGCACGATCTGCCGGGCGAGGCGGATGCGCTGGCGTATGCCGAGGCCCGGGCCGAGGAACTCAGAGCCTGTGGGCAACGGGTGTACGTTTGTCCGCTTGGCGGTTCTAGTCCGCTCGGCTGCTTGGGCTACGTGGCCTGTGCTTGGGAAATTTCCGCCCAGGCAAACGCCATGGAGCTCGATTTCGCCCAATTGATTGTTCCCAATGGCAGTGGTGGCACGCACGCTGGGTTAGCCGCAGGCTTTGCCTTGCTGGAAGGCCACGCGCAACGCGTGAAATCCTACACCGTACTTGCGCCTCTCAGCCAAGCCAAAGCCACCACCGAGCAGAAAGTTGCGGATACGCTTGCCTTGCTTCAAGCCAGTCATCCGCAGCCCGAAATACTACTCGATGGCGAACACCTAGGTGAGGGCTACGGAATTCCTACCGACGAAATGAAGGAAGCGGTGCAGTTCCTGGCCCGAACGGAAGGCTTGTTGCTGGACCCCGTGTACGGCGGCAAAGCGTTTGCTGGTCTCCTGCACGACATTCGCTCTCAACGGTATCAGCCGGGAGCATCTATTTTATTTTTGATGACCGGTGGAGTGCCCGGACTGTTTGCTTACCGCTCAGCTTTTTAA
- a CDS encoding glycoside hydrolase family 2 TIM barrel-domain containing protein, giving the protein MYVNGQLAGRHVGGYTAFSFPISKFLTFSGNKPTKAEVVVKLTNRYNPDIPPLTADFTFYGGLYRDVYLVAAEPVHFDLDNHASDGVFTTTPTVSATAAAVVVAGTLTNEASTTRRVTVLTQLLDRTGQLVARQQTRLALKASQTQAFRLALPSVRQPHLWTPDDPYLYRTVTQVLEGNTPLDEVSSPVGLRWFRFDAAQGFFLNGQPLKLIGTNRHQDYPGLGNALPTALAERDVQLLKQMGGNFLRVSHYPHDPAVLAACDRLGILASVEIPVVNAITDSEAFFQNCRTMQTEMIRQNGNHPSVIIWSYMNEVLLRLPTGIKRDNEPGRVYLRRVATLARQLDSLTRREDPARATMLVCHGDLNLYQQAGLTAIPQVIGWNLYPGWYSPDLQGFPNFLDRHRKDLPDKPLLVTEYGADCDVRLHAAVPKRFDKSMEYANRYHEFYLKAILDRPFVAGCAVWNLAEFNSETRQEAVPHINNKSLLTGDRQPKDTYWFYQAHLLRTPVLRIGSRAWTLRAGPAAGPDSLYCRQPVEVYTNQPTVQLQLNGRDLGTKPAVFGVARFMVPFGNGLNRLRAQNPGQTVEDQTDIEFQLLPARLASANLPFAELNVSLGDERTFTDAQLHQVWVPEQPYTPGGWGYVGGHVYKMPSDRLPYGSDRDIFGTDYDAIYETQRQGLKQFRLDVPDGQYEVTLHFAELEAAPAAEQLAYNLAGEKAEGSQAAPTARAFTVSLNGQPILPSLSADTYLRPLRATSFKVPVTARDGKGIIIDFTAQAGEAFLNGLQVKRNY; this is encoded by the coding sequence GTGTACGTGAACGGGCAGCTGGCCGGGCGCCACGTGGGCGGCTATACCGCGTTCAGCTTTCCGATCAGTAAATTTCTGACTTTCAGCGGGAACAAGCCCACGAAGGCCGAGGTGGTCGTGAAGCTCACCAACCGCTACAACCCGGATATCCCACCGCTAACGGCCGACTTTACGTTCTACGGGGGGCTCTACCGCGACGTGTATTTGGTGGCCGCCGAGCCCGTGCATTTCGACCTCGACAACCACGCTTCTGATGGAGTGTTTACCACTACGCCTACGGTATCGGCTACTGCGGCGGCCGTAGTAGTGGCTGGCACCCTCACCAACGAGGCCAGTACAACCCGGCGGGTTACGGTGCTGACCCAGCTGCTCGACCGTACTGGCCAGTTGGTAGCCCGGCAGCAGACGCGCCTCGCCTTGAAAGCAAGCCAAACACAGGCGTTCCGGCTGGCGTTGCCCAGCGTGCGTCAGCCCCATTTATGGACTCCCGACGACCCGTACCTGTACCGCACCGTAACCCAGGTGCTGGAGGGCAACACCCCGCTCGACGAAGTTAGCAGCCCCGTAGGGTTGCGCTGGTTTCGTTTCGACGCAGCGCAAGGTTTTTTCCTGAATGGCCAGCCGCTCAAACTAATCGGCACCAACCGGCACCAAGACTATCCGGGCTTGGGCAACGCCTTGCCTACGGCCCTGGCTGAGCGCGACGTGCAGTTGCTCAAGCAAATGGGCGGCAACTTCTTGCGCGTGTCGCACTACCCCCACGACCCCGCCGTGCTGGCAGCCTGCGACCGGCTCGGGATTCTGGCTTCTGTTGAGATTCCCGTGGTCAACGCCATTACCGACTCGGAAGCCTTCTTCCAAAATTGCCGGACCATGCAAACCGAGATGATTCGGCAGAACGGCAACCACCCGAGCGTTATCATCTGGTCCTACATGAACGAAGTGCTGCTGCGGTTGCCCACCGGCATCAAGCGCGACAACGAGCCTGGCCGCGTTTATTTGCGCCGGGTAGCCACCCTGGCCCGGCAGCTCGACAGCTTAACCCGGCGTGAAGACCCGGCCCGCGCCACCATGCTGGTGTGCCACGGCGACCTCAACCTCTACCAACAAGCCGGCCTGACGGCTATTCCGCAGGTTATTGGCTGGAACCTTTACCCCGGCTGGTACTCGCCCGACTTGCAAGGTTTCCCCAATTTTCTTGACCGCCACCGCAAAGACCTGCCCGACAAGCCACTGCTGGTAACCGAATACGGCGCCGACTGCGACGTGCGCCTGCATGCTGCTGTGCCGAAGCGGTTCGACAAGTCGATGGAGTACGCCAACCGCTACCACGAGTTCTACTTGAAAGCCATCCTGGATCGGCCGTTTGTGGCTGGTTGCGCGGTATGGAATCTAGCCGAGTTCAACTCCGAAACCCGGCAGGAAGCCGTGCCCCACATCAACAACAAAAGCCTGCTTACCGGCGACCGGCAACCCAAGGACACCTACTGGTTTTATCAGGCCCACTTGCTCCGCACGCCGGTACTGCGCATCGGTTCTCGTGCCTGGACGCTGCGTGCTGGTCCTGCTGCCGGCCCCGATTCACTCTATTGCCGCCAGCCAGTGGAGGTGTATACTAACCAGCCCACCGTGCAGCTGCAACTCAACGGCCGCGACCTGGGCACCAAGCCCGCTGTGTTCGGAGTAGCGCGCTTCATGGTGCCCTTCGGTAATGGTCTGAACCGGTTGCGGGCACAGAACCCAGGGCAGACAGTAGAAGATCAGACCGATATCGAGTTTCAGCTTTTGCCTGCCCGATTAGCGTCTGCCAACCTGCCGTTTGCCGAACTCAACGTGAGCCTCGGCGACGAGCGCACCTTCACGGATGCCCAGCTGCACCAAGTGTGGGTGCCCGAGCAACCCTATACCCCCGGCGGCTGGGGCTACGTAGGCGGCCACGTTTACAAAATGCCTAGCGACCGGTTGCCCTACGGCTCCGACCGCGACATCTTCGGCACCGACTACGACGCCATCTACGAAACCCAGCGGCAAGGCCTCAAGCAATTCCGCCTGGACGTACCCGATGGCCAGTACGAAGTAACGCTGCACTTTGCCGAACTCGAAGCCGCTCCAGCTGCCGAGCAGTTAGCTTATAACCTAGCCGGCGAGAAGGCAGAGGGTAGCCAAGCTGCCCCAACCGCGCGAGCGTTTACGGTGTCGCTCAACGGCCAACCCATATTGCCTAGCCTAAGTGCGGATACCTACCTACGGCCCCTGCGAGCCACCAGCTTCAAAGTGCCTGTCACGGCTAGGGACGGTAAGGGCATCATCATCGACTTCACTGCCCAGGCTGGCGAAGCATTTCTCAATGGCCTGCAAGTAAAGCGAAACTACTAG
- a CDS encoding glycoside hydrolase family 30 protein produces MKIKFLLPLLALGLGRVLAQPTPYSAAGKTAQVYTTAQNTDQRLSAGQPLAFQPAGQPLETQVCVFVDPSHSFQTLLGIGGALTDASAETFFKLPKPQQQEFMQAYYSPTAGIGYSLARTSIGSCDFSSGSYTYVKDNDKELKSFSVKHDEQYRIPFIKQATAAAGGKLPLYVSPWSPPAWMKDNKNMLRGGKLLPEFRQSWADHYVKFIKAYEQRGLPIWGLTVQNEPMATQKWESCLFTAEEERDYIKQYLGPTLEKGGLGDKKLIAWDHNRDLMYQRASTILDDPEAAKYVWGIGYHWYETWTTSGMLFDSERRVHETYPNTNLMFTEGCIENFNFDQVNDWKLGERYGNSMINDFNAGTVGWTDWNVLLDEKGGPNHVGNFCFAPIIADTRTGKLIYTNCYYYIGHFSKFIRPGARRIASTTNRDWLQTTAFQNADGKVAVVVMNSGDKKQEFQLWMKGQAAPAVSLPHSISTYVIN; encoded by the coding sequence ATGAAAATCAAGTTTTTGCTGCCGCTTTTGGCGCTCGGTTTGGGCCGCGTGCTGGCGCAGCCTACTCCGTATTCGGCCGCTGGTAAAACGGCGCAGGTATATACCACCGCGCAGAACACCGATCAGCGCCTAAGCGCTGGTCAGCCGTTGGCCTTCCAACCTGCCGGGCAGCCCCTCGAAACTCAGGTCTGCGTGTTCGTGGACCCGTCGCACTCGTTTCAAACCCTGCTCGGCATTGGTGGCGCGCTGACCGATGCCTCGGCCGAAACCTTCTTTAAGCTGCCTAAGCCGCAGCAGCAGGAATTCATGCAGGCGTACTACAGCCCCACGGCAGGTATTGGGTACTCGTTGGCGCGTACGTCTATTGGCAGCTGCGACTTTTCCAGTGGTAGCTATACCTATGTCAAGGACAACGACAAGGAGCTGAAATCCTTTAGCGTCAAGCACGACGAGCAGTACCGGATTCCGTTTATCAAGCAGGCCACGGCTGCGGCCGGGGGCAAGCTGCCCTTGTACGTAAGCCCGTGGAGCCCTCCGGCCTGGATGAAAGACAACAAGAACATGCTACGCGGCGGTAAGTTGCTGCCAGAGTTCCGCCAAAGCTGGGCCGACCACTACGTGAAGTTCATCAAAGCGTACGAGCAGCGCGGCCTGCCCATCTGGGGCCTGACGGTGCAAAACGAGCCGATGGCCACGCAGAAGTGGGAGTCGTGTTTGTTTACGGCCGAAGAAGAGCGCGACTACATCAAGCAGTACCTGGGGCCCACGCTCGAAAAAGGCGGCTTGGGCGACAAAAAGCTGATTGCCTGGGACCATAACCGCGACCTGATGTACCAGCGGGCCAGCACCATCCTCGACGACCCCGAGGCCGCCAAGTACGTGTGGGGCATCGGCTACCACTGGTACGAAACCTGGACCACCAGCGGCATGCTCTTCGACAGTGAGCGGCGCGTGCACGAAACCTACCCCAATACCAACTTGATGTTCACCGAAGGCTGCATCGAAAACTTCAACTTCGACCAAGTGAACGACTGGAAACTCGGCGAGCGGTACGGTAATTCGATGATCAACGACTTCAACGCCGGCACCGTGGGCTGGACCGATTGGAACGTGCTGCTCGACGAAAAGGGCGGGCCCAACCACGTTGGTAACTTCTGCTTCGCGCCCATCATTGCCGATACGCGCACTGGCAAGCTGATTTACACCAACTGTTACTATTACATCGGCCACTTCTCGAAATTTATTCGGCCCGGCGCCCGGCGCATTGCCAGCACCACCAACCGCGACTGGCTGCAAACTACGGCCTTCCAAAATGCTGACGGCAAAGTAGCCGTGGTGGTCATGAACAGCGGCGACAAAAAGCAGGAATTCCAGCTTTGGATGAAAGGTCAGGCCGCTCCGGCCGTTAGTTTGCCGCATTCCATCAGCACTTACGTGATTAACTAA